In a single window of the Drosophila albomicans strain 15112-1751.03 chromosome 3, ASM965048v2, whole genome shotgun sequence genome:
- the LOC117566856 gene encoding augmin complex subunit wac, with protein sequence MDNVKLQEEVNALKNLGEHFESQLKMIGFELCDLPDDVSLLLDNCVDIQMETNLHELNINYLREYYYTKKRETIENKQITAQQTAELRKLKDSIEETDKDIKVLEKFKDKVGKRLMTEPSLQRNLITIEGKAKSLRDRQKNFVMEEDFNIDALIDKVELLESRRKKADTK encoded by the exons ATGG ACAACGTGAAGCTGCAAGAAGAGGTGAATGCACTAAAGAATCTTG GCGAGCACTTTGAGAGTCAGCTAAAAATGATAGGATTTGAACTCTGCGATCTGCCCGATGATGTTTCGTTATTATTGGATAATTGCGTGGATATCCAGATGGAGACAAATCTGCACGAGTTGAACATTAACTATTTACGCGAATATTACTATACAAAAAAGCGTGAGACCATTGAGAATAAACAGATCACAGCGCAACAGACGGCAGAGTTAAGGAAACTAAAGGATTCCATTGAAGAAACCGACAAGGACATCAAAGTATTGGAGAA ATTCAAGGATAAAGTGGGCAAACGCCTGATGACGGAACCATCATTGCAGCGTAATCTTATAACGATCGAGGGCAAAGCGAAATCTCTGCGGGACAGGCAAAAGAATTTTGTGATGGAGGAGGACTTCAATATCGATGCCTTGATTGACAAGGTGGAGCTGTTGGAGTCGCGGCGCAAGAAAGCCGACACAAAATAA